The following coding sequences are from one Bacillota bacterium window:
- a CDS encoding ABC transporter ATP-binding protein, translated as MALVEANSISFKYQQPDIFRDISFAIGPGEVFCLLGPNGCGKTTLLDCVLGLQRPYQGEIVLNGTDIRNLAREQVAQQVAYVPQHHEKAFPYTVLDMVLMGRAAYIGLFDSPTGEDVEVAQQALQSVGIEGLKQRRYTELSGGEVQLVMIARALTQKTPLMVMDEPTAHLDYKHELTIMEIVVKLVRETGLSVLMATHFPNHSFYFENSGIPTQVALMKEANFLAVGQPSQVLTEENLRRLYSVNTKIVSCRLNKDTELRQVVPINTVA; from the coding sequence GTGGCACTGGTGGAGGCTAACAGCATTTCTTTTAAGTATCAACAACCGGATATATTTAGAGACATCAGCTTTGCCATTGGGCCAGGGGAAGTGTTTTGTTTGTTGGGCCCCAACGGCTGTGGCAAGACCACGCTGCTGGATTGTGTACTGGGTTTACAGAGGCCGTATCAAGGAGAAATAGTATTAAACGGTACCGATATCCGAAATCTGGCCCGAGAGCAGGTAGCGCAGCAGGTGGCCTATGTGCCGCAGCACCATGAAAAAGCCTTTCCCTACACAGTTCTGGATATGGTCCTCATGGGGCGGGCTGCCTATATTGGGCTTTTCGATTCCCCCACCGGCGAGGACGTAGAGGTGGCCCAACAAGCGTTGCAGTCGGTGGGGATCGAAGGACTGAAACAGCGACGCTACACCGAGCTTAGCGGCGGCGAAGTGCAACTGGTAATGATTGCCCGGGCGCTGACGCAGAAAACACCGCTGATGGTGATGGATGAGCCCACAGCCCACCTGGATTACAAACACGAACTTACCATTATGGAAATAGTGGTAAAGCTGGTACGTGAAACCGGGCTGTCAGTACTTATGGCCACTCATTTTCCCAACCACAGCTTCTATTTTGAAAACAGCGGCATTCCCACGCAGGTAGCTCTGATGAAAGAAGCCAATTTCTTAGCTGTAGGTCAGCCTTCTCAGGTATTAACCGAGGAGAACCTACGGCGGCTATATAGTGTTAATACCAAAATCGTTTCGTGTCGGCTGAACAAAGATACCGAGTTAAGACAAGTGGTGCCGATTAATACCGTGGCCTAA
- a CDS encoding iron ABC transporter permease encodes MKSTAKPVIILTLIILPLAIILFSLFIGRYPVLPAEAAHVLRCKLMGNDCFLPDTVQAVVWDIRLPRVLLGAMVGGSLAVSGAAFQGLFRNPLVSAGILGVSSGAGFGAALAILLFNTTAPVYLFAFAFGALAVMLSYLVGRIYRTTPTIMLVLGGVIVSSVFSALISMAKYVADPTNQLPAIVFWLMGSLATARYRDLMIAGIPMLTGIAALLAVRWRINVLSMGDKEAQALGINTTVSKGIVIAGATLATAGAVCVSGIIGWVGLVIPHIARMLVGNDNRVLIPASFSLGAGFLVLVDDLGRVLTGSEIPLGILTALVGGPFFVYLLKKTKGGGW; translated from the coding sequence ATGAAATCAACTGCCAAGCCTGTTATTATTCTTACACTTATTATTCTGCCGTTAGCCATCATCTTGTTTTCACTGTTCATCGGCCGCTACCCGGTATTGCCGGCCGAAGCAGCCCACGTGCTACGATGCAAGCTGATGGGCAACGACTGCTTTCTACCGGATACGGTACAAGCAGTCGTTTGGGATATCCGGTTGCCCCGAGTTTTATTGGGAGCCATGGTGGGCGGGAGCCTAGCTGTCAGCGGCGCTGCTTTTCAGGGATTGTTTCGCAATCCTTTGGTTAGCGCCGGCATTTTAGGGGTAAGTTCCGGTGCTGGGTTCGGGGCCGCGCTAGCGATACTATTATTTAACACCACAGCACCGGTATATCTGTTTGCCTTTGCCTTCGGGGCTTTGGCGGTTATGCTCAGCTACTTAGTGGGCAGGATTTACCGCACCACCCCCACTATTATGCTGGTTCTGGGCGGAGTGATTGTGTCATCGGTATTTTCGGCCTTGATTTCCATGGCCAAATACGTGGCCGATCCCACCAACCAACTGCCGGCCATTGTCTTTTGGCTCATGGGAAGTCTGGCTACGGCCCGTTACCGGGACCTCATGATTGCCGGGATTCCTATGTTAACTGGTATAGCCGCTCTGTTGGCGGTAAGGTGGCGCATCAATGTGCTGTCCATGGGGGATAAAGAAGCCCAAGCTCTGGGAATTAACACCACAGTAAGTAAGGGAATAGTGATTGCCGGTGCCACTTTGGCCACCGCCGGTGCCGTTTGCGTAAGCGGTATCATCGGCTGGGTGGGGTTGGTGATACCCCATATCGCCCGCATGCTGGTAGGCAACGACAACCGGGTACTAATCCCGGCCAGCTTTTCTTTAGGTGCCGGGTTTTTGGTGTTGGTGGACGATTTGGGGCGGGTTCTTACCGGTTCAGAAATTCCTCTGGGCATCTTAACCGCCCTGGTGGGCGGCCCCTTTTTTGTCTATTTACTCAAGAAAACCAAAGGGGGTGGCTGGTGA
- a CDS encoding Ig-like domain-containing protein, with product MNSRFKFPNKKIVALGFCLLLLLNVAAAPLAKASTGSGDGSGGGKGNPLSLVQSSPAHGEQDVHLTGEIKLSFNKNVVHMTVCDDNKQCFALYAEDGTAVPLEVIMADDQMEPEKRRDIVLKPQQELAAGTAYTVKVAPALRAKNGTTLGTEATVTFTTAGAAPATATAPAAPAGETSGRDPGDMPVSSEPVADETPMEQPAAEPEPPTEEAPATGEADTAEPADTEADTESAAEKANKNSTAVPLVITLAALCWIGYRSYKKYRAQ from the coding sequence ATGAATTCCAGGTTCAAGTTCCCCAACAAGAAAATAGTAGCCTTGGGATTTTGCCTACTGCTGCTCCTTAACGTTGCGGCAGCTCCCTTGGCTAAGGCCAGCACCGGCAGTGGCGACGGCTCCGGCGGGGGCAAGGGTAACCCGCTGAGTCTGGTTCAATCCAGCCCAGCTCATGGTGAGCAAGACGTCCACCTTACGGGGGAAATCAAACTTTCCTTTAACAAAAATGTGGTCCACATGACTGTGTGTGACGATAACAAACAGTGCTTTGCCCTTTATGCTGAGGACGGTACCGCTGTCCCGCTGGAAGTGATCATGGCCGACGATCAGATGGAGCCAGAAAAACGTAGAGATATAGTGTTAAAGCCGCAGCAAGAGCTGGCTGCCGGTACGGCCTACACTGTAAAAGTGGCACCTGCTTTGCGAGCTAAGAACGGTACTACTTTAGGCACAGAGGCAACGGTTACTTTCACCACGGCAGGTGCAGCCCCTGCCACTGCAACAGCACCTGCTGCTCCTGCCGGCGAGACTTCGGGCCGCGACCCAGGCGACATGCCAGTAAGTTCCGAGCCGGTAGCGGACGAAACCCCGATGGAGCAACCAGCGGCGGAACCAGAACCCCCCACGGAAGAAGCTCCGGCTACAGGTGAAGCAGATACGGCCGAGCCGGCTGATACCGAAGCCGATACTGAGTCCGCTGCGGAAAAAGCCAACAAGAACAGCACCGCTGTACCCTTGGTAATAACACTGGCGGCACTGTGCTGGATTGGATACCGCAGCTATAAAAAATACCGGGCACAGTAA
- a CDS encoding ATP-binding cassette domain-containing protein, giving the protein MTPVLKVKNIVVRRGRRFSLQVDDFAIQPQEVVALIGPNGAGKSTLLTILACLAPPDRGELFFATEKVTKRNALAVRRQLAVVFQDPLLLDSTVLENAALGLKLRGQKPGAEEKALAWLKRFGVDHLANQNALTLSGGEAQRVSLARAFALEPKVLLLDEPFASIDVISRTSLVSEFKSVLTGTGTTAVLVTHDFQEVLALASRAVVLDQGRIRAEGTPQEIAAHEIWGGLTKGINL; this is encoded by the coding sequence TTGACCCCGGTACTTAAAGTAAAGAACATTGTGGTAAGACGCGGCCGCCGCTTCAGTCTGCAGGTGGACGATTTTGCTATCCAGCCCCAAGAAGTGGTGGCGCTCATTGGTCCCAACGGTGCCGGTAAGAGCACGTTGCTTACAATTTTGGCCTGTTTGGCACCGCCGGATCGGGGGGAACTGTTTTTTGCCACGGAGAAAGTCACCAAGAGAAATGCTTTGGCGGTACGCCGCCAGCTGGCGGTGGTATTTCAAGACCCTTTGCTGTTAGACAGCACTGTACTGGAGAACGCCGCCTTAGGCTTGAAGCTGCGGGGCCAGAAACCAGGGGCCGAAGAAAAAGCCCTTGCCTGGCTGAAGCGCTTTGGTGTGGATCACTTGGCCAATCAAAATGCCCTGACCTTGTCCGGTGGCGAAGCGCAGCGGGTGAGTTTGGCCCGGGCTTTTGCCTTGGAGCCGAAGGTGCTTCTTTTGGACGAGCCGTTTGCTTCCATCGATGTTATCTCACGAACGTCGCTGGTAAGTGAATTTAAGTCCGTGCTCACCGGTACCGGGACTACAGCTGTGTTGGTAACCCATGATTTCCAGGAAGTGTTGGCTCTGGCCAGCCGAGCTGTGGTCTTGGATCAGGGGAGGATCCGGGCAGAGGGAACACCCCAGGAGATTGCCGCTCATGAAATCTGGGGCGGACTTACTAAGGGAATCAATTTGTAA
- a CDS encoding ABC transporter permease — MDFIVQGFVQAFQLLMRGDKEVLSIALLTLKVSGTATLVSLVLGVPLGLYFAVSRFRGREFLVGAVNAGMGLPPTVVGLWVALFLWRRGPLGFLGLMYTPTAMVIAQSIIALPLVAGLTMSAVQQLSPKLRLQILALGASPLQFWWLILREVRLGVLAAVMAGFGRVIAEVGASMAVGGNVRWYSRVLTTSIVLEVNKGNFSLALALSFVLLLISYSITYLLTVLQQRRRQA; from the coding sequence ATGGATTTTATTGTACAAGGCTTTGTCCAGGCTTTTCAATTGCTGATGAGAGGCGACAAAGAAGTGCTTTCCATTGCCCTGCTTACCCTAAAGGTGTCGGGCACAGCTACGCTGGTGAGTTTAGTGTTGGGCGTGCCTCTGGGTTTGTATTTCGCTGTGTCCCGCTTCAGGGGCCGGGAATTTCTAGTGGGAGCGGTGAATGCCGGCATGGGTCTGCCGCCTACAGTGGTGGGCCTATGGGTGGCTTTATTTTTGTGGCGCCGAGGACCGCTTGGCTTTCTCGGCCTTATGTACACACCCACAGCCATGGTTATCGCCCAGTCCATTATTGCCTTGCCCTTAGTGGCCGGACTTACCATGAGTGCCGTTCAACAGCTCTCGCCTAAGCTGCGGTTACAGATTTTGGCTCTGGGGGCCTCGCCGCTGCAGTTTTGGTGGTTGATTCTGCGCGAAGTACGGCTGGGTGTGTTGGCCGCAGTCATGGCCGGTTTTGGCCGGGTGATCGCCGAAGTGGGAGCCTCCATGGCGGTCGGGGGCAATGTGCGGTGGTACAGCCGGGTGCTCACCACCTCCATCGTACTGGAAGTAAATAAAGGAAATTTTTCCCTGGCTCTGGCCCTAAGCTTTGTACTACTTCTGATTTCCTACAGCATTACTTACCTTCTCACAGTGTTGCAGCAGAGGAGGCGGCAGGCTTGA
- a CDS encoding tungsten ABC transporter substrate-binding protein, producing the protein MAITLTACGPKAEPEPAQEGPPEPAVKDLILSTTTSTQDSGLLDELIPIFEEQTGYLVKTVAVGTGKALEMASLGEADVLLVHAPAAEKEKEAAGDVINRQLVMHNDFIIVGPADDPAALKDLEAVGDAFEALVDSEAGFVSRGDDSGTHKMEKGIWKGLEIEPAGDWYIEAGSGMADTLKIASEKGAYALTDRGTYLALKDTLDLEILFEGDDALLNVYHVMQVNPEKFDKINADGAKAFVEFMVADETQAIIGEFGVDKFGSPLFFPDAGKPDKW; encoded by the coding sequence ATGGCTATCACTTTGACTGCTTGCGGACCTAAGGCCGAGCCGGAGCCGGCCCAGGAAGGCCCACCGGAACCGGCTGTGAAGGATCTTATTTTATCCACCACCACCAGCACCCAAGACAGCGGACTGCTGGACGAGTTGATCCCTATCTTTGAAGAACAAACCGGCTATTTGGTCAAGACAGTAGCCGTGGGTACCGGTAAAGCTCTGGAGATGGCCAGCCTGGGTGAAGCCGATGTTCTGTTGGTGCACGCACCGGCAGCAGAAAAAGAAAAAGAAGCCGCCGGCGATGTCATCAACCGCCAGTTGGTTATGCACAACGATTTCATCATTGTGGGTCCGGCAGACGACCCAGCAGCATTGAAAGATCTGGAAGCTGTTGGCGATGCGTTTGAAGCTTTAGTTGACAGTGAGGCCGGATTTGTTTCCCGCGGCGATGATTCCGGTACCCATAAGATGGAAAAGGGTATCTGGAAGGGCTTGGAAATAGAGCCGGCAGGTGATTGGTATATTGAGGCCGGGAGCGGCATGGCCGATACTTTAAAGATCGCTTCGGAAAAAGGTGCCTATGCCCTTACTGACCGGGGTACGTACTTGGCCCTGAAAGACACCTTAGATTTGGAGATCCTGTTTGAAGGCGACGATGCCTTACTTAATGTTTATCACGTGATGCAGGTTAACCCAGAGAAGTTCGATAAGATCAATGCCGACGGCGCCAAGGCTTTTGTGGAATTCATGGTGGCGGACGAAACCCAGGCCATTATCGGTGAATTTGGGGTGGATAAGTTCGGTTCGCCGCTGTTCTTCCCCGATGCCGGCAAGCCGGACAAGTGGTAA
- a CDS encoding MOSC domain-containing protein, producing the protein MAGHGLKGDAHAGPWHRQVSLLAQESVDKMIAKGLKLVPGDFGENLTTEGLDLPTLPIGTRLRVGDEALLEVTQIGKKCHHGCAIYQQVGDCIMPREGIFTRVLLGGKVKRGDAIVVEPGYRLAIVTASDKGARGERKDKSAQVIRSLTASLGPVVSYTVVPDDQNTISCELVRLADECAVDIVFTTGGTGLSPRDVTPEATLAVVDRLVPGFTEAMRAQGFEKTPHALLSRAVAGVRGQTLIINLPGSPRAVDENLAVILPALPHALEILTGRGAECGLAPQ; encoded by the coding sequence ATGGCCGGGCATGGTCTTAAAGGTGATGCCCACGCCGGTCCTTGGCATCGCCAGGTGAGCCTGCTGGCTCAAGAAAGCGTAGACAAAATGATTGCCAAGGGACTGAAGCTGGTCCCAGGCGATTTCGGTGAGAATCTGACCACCGAGGGTTTGGATCTACCGACGTTACCTATCGGTACCAGGCTGCGAGTCGGGGACGAAGCCCTGCTGGAAGTGACCCAAATCGGGAAAAAGTGCCACCATGGTTGTGCGATCTACCAGCAAGTAGGAGACTGCATTATGCCGCGGGAAGGTATTTTTACCCGGGTGCTCCTGGGCGGTAAAGTCAAACGCGGTGATGCCATTGTGGTGGAACCGGGTTACCGCTTAGCTATTGTAACCGCCAGCGACAAAGGTGCCCGCGGCGAGCGAAAAGATAAGAGCGCCCAGGTTATTCGGTCCCTGACTGCTTCGTTGGGCCCAGTGGTTTCTTATACAGTGGTGCCCGATGATCAAAATACTATTAGCTGTGAACTGGTACGCTTGGCCGACGAGTGTGCCGTAGATATAGTTTTCACCACCGGTGGAACCGGCTTATCGCCCCGGGACGTAACACCGGAAGCCACCTTAGCTGTGGTGGACCGGTTGGTACCGGGTTTTACCGAAGCCATGCGAGCCCAAGGGTTTGAGAAAACGCCGCACGCCCTGCTGTCGCGGGCTGTAGCCGGGGTGCGCGGACAAACCCTTATCATTAATCTTCCCGGTAGCCCGCGAGCGGTGGACGAAAACTTAGCTGTTATTCTACCGGCGCTACCTCATGCACTGGAGATCCTGACTGGACGCGGTGCTGAGTGCGGATTAGCACCGCAATAG
- the moaC gene encoding cyclic pyranopterin monophosphate synthase MoaC — protein MMELSHLNQQGEAYMVDVGHKLATKRVAVARGLVKMNPETMKLISSGRVPKGDVLASARIAGIMAAKNTPYLIPLCHPLNLGSVEVRLRLNGEQSRVEIEAQVSLSGQTGAEMEALTAVSVAALTIYDMCKAVDKDMVIDNIRLVHKSGGKSGSFVREGEQPWQR, from the coding sequence TTGATGGAGCTTTCCCATCTGAATCAACAGGGTGAAGCATATATGGTAGATGTTGGTCATAAATTGGCTACGAAACGGGTGGCCGTAGCTCGCGGCTTGGTAAAGATGAACCCGGAAACCATGAAGCTCATTTCTTCCGGCCGGGTTCCTAAAGGAGATGTCCTGGCTTCAGCGCGCATTGCCGGCATTATGGCCGCCAAGAATACGCCCTACCTTATTCCCTTGTGTCATCCCCTTAATCTGGGGTCGGTGGAGGTGCGGCTACGACTGAATGGCGAGCAGAGCCGAGTGGAGATTGAAGCCCAGGTGAGCCTCAGCGGCCAGACCGGAGCTGAGATGGAAGCCCTCACAGCCGTCAGTGTGGCAGCCCTTACCATTTACGATATGTGTAAAGCAGTGGACAAAGATATGGTCATCGACAATATTCGTCTGGTGCACAAATCAGGCGGCAAGAGCGGCAGTTTTGTACGTGAGGGGGAACAACCGTGGCAGAGGTAA
- the moaA gene encoding GTP 3',8-cyclase MoaA, translating into MHDNLGRTIDYLRISVTDRCNLRCVYCMPAEGVPYKPHGEILSYEEIVRLVTVGANLGMRRLRLTGGEPLVRTGLANLVRELKSIPGIEELSLTTNGTLLAPSATELKAAGLDRVNISLDTLRPERFAAITRCDSLEAAIKGIKAALAAGLNPVKINTVALKGINEDEIADIAALTLKYPLHVRFIEVMPLGADVNWAQRHALPLAEVKAKVEAAGRLVPTTVVGAGPAQAFRYSAGLGTVGFIGALSHGFCQRCNRLRLTADGKLKPCLASDQEVDVKEALRCGAGEEQLQALFARAVALKPSQHQLEQYEEHERIMCQIGG; encoded by the coding sequence GTGCACGACAATTTAGGTCGCACTATCGACTATTTGCGCATTTCGGTAACCGACCGCTGCAATTTGCGCTGCGTCTATTGCATGCCGGCAGAAGGGGTACCCTATAAGCCCCACGGGGAGATCCTCTCCTATGAGGAAATCGTGCGTCTGGTTACGGTGGGTGCTAACCTGGGTATGCGCCGCCTGCGGCTTACCGGCGGCGAGCCCCTGGTACGAACCGGTTTAGCCAACCTAGTACGTGAACTTAAATCAATCCCCGGTATTGAAGAATTATCTCTTACCACCAACGGCACCTTGCTGGCGCCGTCAGCTACGGAGCTTAAAGCTGCCGGGCTGGACCGGGTCAATATCAGTTTAGATACGCTGCGCCCGGAGCGGTTTGCCGCTATCACCAGATGTGACAGCTTGGAGGCCGCTATCAAAGGCATAAAGGCGGCGCTGGCCGCCGGGCTAAACCCGGTGAAAATCAATACCGTGGCCTTGAAAGGGATAAACGAAGATGAAATTGCCGACATAGCGGCACTGACGTTAAAATATCCGCTCCATGTGCGGTTTATCGAGGTTATGCCTTTGGGCGCCGATGTGAACTGGGCTCAGCGGCATGCACTTCCCTTAGCTGAGGTTAAAGCCAAGGTGGAGGCGGCAGGGCGGCTTGTTCCCACCACAGTGGTGGGCGCCGGACCGGCGCAGGCGTTCCGCTACAGCGCCGGGTTGGGTACAGTAGGATTTATCGGAGCCCTATCCCATGGTTTTTGCCAGCGCTGCAACCGGCTGCGCCTGACCGCCGACGGAAAACTCAAACCCTGCTTAGCTTCAGATCAAGAAGTAGATGTTAAAGAGGCACTGCGCTGCGGTGCCGGCGAAGAACAACTACAGGCGCTGTTCGCGCGGGCCGTGGCTCTGAAGCCGTCCCAGCACCAATTGGAGCAGTACGAAGAACATGAGCGCATTATGTGCCAAATAGGGGGCTAG
- a CDS encoding molybdopterin biosynthesis protein, whose protein sequence is MKRNVYLEDIPLEEAQGKFLRFFAGHFSPQEIISVADGAGRVTAKPIFARLSAPHYHAAAMDGVAVVAEKTFGAAETNPIRLVLGEEAFWVDTGDPLPPGTNAVIMVEDLHELPTGEVEIIAAVSPWEHVRLLGEDMVQTELILPANHRLRPVDLGAILAGGVTEITVHQRPRVAIIPTGTELVPPTETPAPGEIIEFNSTMFAAQVREWGGQAVVYPITPDDYHWIKAQAALAAEKADIVLLGAGSSAGSEDFSSRVIAELGEVFVHGVATRPGKPVILGHVKGKPAMGVPGYPGSALLALELYLKPLLEGLLGLGPEEPRQVTARLARTVASALGMDEFVRVKLGPVGGQLVATPLPRGAALTTTMVRADGLVVIPRQSEGIKGGTEVQVRLLKPESVIRNTVVAIGSHDLTLDIIANLLREKYPKHTLSSAHVGSLGGLLALRRGECHLCGTHLLDPDTGQYNISYLKRYLAGQKVCLINLAYRQQGLMVLPGNPKGINKLADLTRPEVTFINRQRGAGTRVLLDWALKEEGIDPAGIKGYSREEYTHTSVAAAVKSGAADVGLGVLSAARALDLDFISWRAERYDLALMTDFLEHPGVKAILAVIQSREFKDQVEALGGYDLSDCGKLMWES, encoded by the coding sequence ATGAAACGCAATGTCTACTTGGAAGACATACCCCTGGAAGAGGCCCAAGGGAAGTTTCTGCGCTTCTTTGCCGGACACTTTAGCCCGCAAGAGATCATATCGGTAGCGGATGGAGCCGGCAGGGTGACAGCCAAACCGATATTTGCCCGGTTGTCGGCGCCCCATTATCATGCTGCGGCCATGGACGGTGTGGCGGTGGTGGCCGAAAAGACCTTCGGTGCCGCCGAAACGAATCCAATTAGATTAGTTCTGGGGGAAGAGGCTTTCTGGGTAGATACCGGCGATCCCTTGCCCCCGGGAACCAATGCCGTGATTATGGTGGAAGATTTGCATGAACTGCCTACCGGCGAAGTGGAGATTATTGCCGCTGTGAGCCCGTGGGAACATGTACGCCTTTTGGGCGAAGATATGGTACAAACAGAGCTGATTCTACCGGCCAATCACCGGCTGCGGCCGGTGGATCTGGGCGCTATTTTGGCCGGCGGGGTGACCGAGATTACTGTGCATCAACGACCCCGGGTAGCCATTATTCCCACCGGCACCGAACTGGTGCCACCCACCGAGACTCCGGCCCCGGGAGAGATTATTGAGTTTAATTCCACCATGTTTGCCGCCCAGGTGCGCGAATGGGGTGGGCAGGCCGTTGTTTATCCAATTACCCCTGATGATTATCACTGGATCAAGGCCCAAGCCGCCTTGGCGGCCGAGAAAGCAGATATTGTCCTCCTGGGGGCCGGATCTTCAGCCGGTTCCGAGGACTTCAGTTCCCGGGTCATTGCTGAGCTGGGAGAGGTATTTGTTCATGGTGTGGCCACGCGTCCGGGAAAACCGGTTATATTGGGCCATGTCAAAGGGAAACCGGCTATGGGCGTACCGGGATATCCAGGGTCGGCTCTGCTGGCGCTGGAGCTGTACTTGAAGCCCTTGCTGGAAGGTCTGCTGGGATTAGGGCCTGAGGAACCGCGCCAGGTCACGGCACGTCTGGCTCGTACAGTGGCGTCAGCGTTGGGGATGGACGAGTTTGTTCGGGTCAAGCTGGGCCCGGTAGGCGGTCAACTGGTGGCTACCCCCTTACCGCGGGGAGCGGCCCTTACCACCACTATGGTACGAGCTGACGGCCTGGTGGTGATTCCGCGCCAAAGCGAAGGGATTAAGGGTGGAACCGAGGTCCAGGTGCGGCTGCTTAAGCCGGAAAGCGTGATTAGAAATACCGTGGTGGCCATTGGCAGCCACGATCTTACCTTAGATATCATTGCTAATTTGCTGCGTGAGAAGTATCCCAAGCACACTCTGTCCTCGGCTCACGTGGGCAGCTTGGGAGGCCTGCTGGCCTTGCGCCGGGGTGAATGCCATCTTTGCGGTACTCATCTCCTTGATCCGGACACCGGCCAGTACAACATTTCGTATCTCAAGCGCTACCTGGCCGGACAAAAAGTGTGCCTGATCAATTTGGCTTACCGCCAGCAGGGTCTTATGGTGTTGCCGGGCAACCCTAAAGGCATAAACAAACTGGCAGATCTAACCCGGCCGGAGGTGACATTCATCAATCGTCAGCGGGGGGCTGGTACCAGGGTGCTGTTGGATTGGGCGCTAAAGGAAGAGGGCATCGATCCTGCTGGCATCAAAGGTTACAGCCGGGAAGAGTATACCCACACCTCAGTGGCGGCAGCGGTAAAAAGCGGTGCTGCCGATGTAGGCCTTGGTGTACTGTCAGCAGCCAGAGCGTTGGACCTGGATTTTATCTCCTGGCGGGCCGAACGATACGATCTGGCCCTTATGACTGACTTCCTGGAGCACCCAGGGGTTAAGGCCATTTTGGCCGTGATTCAAAGCCGGGAGTTTAAGGACCAGGTGGAAGCCTTAGGTGGCTACGATCTAAGCGATTGCGGGAAGCTGATGTGGGAGTCATAG
- a CDS encoding molybdopterin molybdotransferase MoeA: protein MDVFFDVLTVSEAAAQLMINWQPQLMPGEEVDFSRALGRILAKAVLASEDVPPFDRSTVDGFAVRAADTFGASEGLPAFLDIVDDIRMGQATESKLAVGETGRIATGGMLPLGADAVVMVEHSEAVDERTVAVVKPVAPGENVIRRGEDIRQGTQLIPAGHLLRPADIGSLAAVGKTRVLVRQAPKVGIISTGDEIVPPAAVPAPGQIRDINSYSLGAAVQAAGGKPVYLGLARDEFEDVHHKVIDGLAGSDLVILSGGSSVGARDVAAKVLAQLGPPGVLVHGVALRPGKPLLIAVCQGKPVFGLPGHPVSALSTFDLFVRPAIERLLGLVLVPKPSLRARLTRNLASAPGREDHVRVRLLEEENGLAAEPVLGKSGLISTLVEAQGTIIIPPENEGLLAGAEVEVYLL, encoded by the coding sequence TTGGATGTATTCTTTGACGTGCTCACAGTCTCGGAGGCTGCGGCCCAGCTAATGATTAACTGGCAACCGCAACTTATGCCGGGAGAAGAGGTAGACTTTTCCCGTGCCTTAGGCCGTATCTTAGCTAAGGCTGTGCTTGCTTCCGAAGACGTACCCCCTTTTGACCGTTCTACCGTGGACGGGTTTGCCGTTCGGGCCGCCGATACTTTCGGCGCCAGTGAGGGGTTGCCTGCTTTCCTGGACATAGTGGACGATATTCGCATGGGACAAGCAACCGAGAGCAAGCTAGCTGTGGGTGAGACTGGACGGATTGCCACCGGCGGCATGTTGCCTCTGGGAGCCGATGCCGTAGTTATGGTGGAGCATAGCGAAGCTGTGGATGAACGCACCGTGGCGGTGGTGAAGCCGGTAGCTCCGGGGGAGAATGTGATTCGCCGGGGTGAAGATATCCGGCAGGGAACCCAATTGATACCGGCAGGACATCTTCTGCGGCCGGCCGATATCGGATCCTTAGCCGCTGTGGGCAAGACTCGTGTGTTGGTACGGCAGGCACCTAAAGTGGGGATTATCTCCACCGGGGACGAGATTGTACCGCCGGCAGCGGTGCCGGCACCGGGTCAGATTCGCGATATCAACAGCTACTCTTTAGGGGCGGCTGTTCAAGCAGCTGGCGGTAAACCGGTATATTTGGGCTTGGCCCGGGATGAATTTGAAGACGTTCACCATAAGGTCATAGACGGATTGGCGGGCTCTGATTTAGTGATTTTATCAGGTGGCAGTTCAGTGGGAGCCCGGGATGTGGCTGCCAAAGTGTTGGCCCAGTTGGGGCCGCCAGGCGTGTTGGTACACGGGGTGGCACTGCGCCCGGGAAAACCACTGCTGATAGCTGTTTGTCAGGGTAAACCTGTTTTTGGTCTGCCGGGGCACCCGGTATCAGCGCTCAGCACTTTTGACTTATTTGTACGGCCGGCTATAGAGCGGCTGCTGGGGCTGGTGCTGGTACCTAAACCGAGCCTTCGGGCCCGGCTGACTCGTAATCTGGCGTCGGCTCCTGGCCGGGAGGACCACGTACGGGTGCGTCTTTTGGAAGAAGAAAATGGGCTGGCAGCGGAACCGGTGTTAGGAAAATCAGGGCTGATCAGCACCTTGGTTGAAGCCCAGGGCACAATAATTATTCCACCTGAGAACGAAGGACTTTTGGCCGGAGCTGAAGTGGAGGTCTACCTGTTATGA